The Streptomyces sp. P9-A4 genome contains a region encoding:
- a CDS encoding Dabb family protein, whose translation MIRHLVLFKLNDGVSRDEPRVVAGVEAFRALGGQIPELRFWECDWNITDRPIAYDFAINSAVEDTDALQRYLDHPAHQAGVAQWREFATWVIADYAF comes from the coding sequence GTGATCCGCCATCTGGTCCTCTTCAAGCTCAACGACGGCGTCTCGCGCGACGAGCCCCGTGTCGTCGCCGGTGTCGAGGCGTTCCGCGCGCTCGGCGGCCAGATCCCGGAGCTGCGCTTCTGGGAGTGCGACTGGAACATCACCGACCGGCCGATCGCGTACGACTTCGCCATCAACTCGGCCGTCGAGGACACCGACGCGCTCCAGCGCTACCTGGACCACCCCGCGCACCAGGCGGGTGTAGCCCAGTGGCGCGAGTTCGCCACCTGGGTGATCGCGGACTACGCGTTCTAG
- the upp gene encoding uracil phosphoribosyltransferase, whose translation MRLHVVDHPLVAHKLTTLRDKRTDSATFRRLADELVTLLAYEATRDVRTEQVDIETPVTPTTGVKLSYPRPLVVPILRAGLGMLDGMVRLLPTAEVGFLGMIRNEETLEASTYASRMPEDLSGRQVYVLDPMLATGGTLVAAIQELIRRGADDVTAVVLLAAPEGVEVMERELAGTPVTVVTASVDERLNENGYIVPGLGDAGDRMYGSAE comes from the coding sequence ATGCGTCTCCACGTCGTCGACCACCCCCTGGTCGCCCACAAGCTCACCACCCTGCGCGACAAGCGCACGGACTCCGCGACCTTCCGCCGTCTCGCCGACGAGCTGGTCACCCTGCTCGCCTACGAGGCCACCAGGGACGTCCGGACCGAGCAGGTCGACATCGAGACCCCCGTCACCCCGACGACCGGCGTGAAGCTGTCGTACCCGCGTCCGCTGGTGGTGCCGATCCTGCGCGCCGGGCTCGGCATGCTCGACGGCATGGTCCGGCTGCTGCCGACCGCCGAGGTCGGCTTCCTCGGCATGATCCGCAACGAGGAGACGCTGGAGGCGTCGACCTACGCCTCGCGGATGCCGGAGGACCTCTCGGGCCGCCAGGTGTACGTCCTGGACCCGATGCTGGCGACCGGCGGCACGCTGGTCGCGGCGATCCAGGAGCTGATCAGGCGCGGCGCCGACGACGTGACCGCCGTGGTGCTCCTCGCCGCCCCGGAGGGCGTCGAGGTCATGGAGCGGGAGCTCGCGGGCACCCCCGTCACCGTCGTGACGGCCTCGGTCGACGAGCGCCTCAACGAGAACGGCTACATCGTCCCGGGCCTGGGCGACGCGGGCGACCGCATGTACGGCTCCGCCGAATAG
- a CDS encoding type II toxin-antitoxin system VapB family antitoxin has translation MIFKRIGNGKPYPDHGRESTRQWADVAPRPVRLDQLVTTKGQLDLETLLAEDSTFYGDLFAHVVKWQGDLYLEDGLHRAVRAALQQRQVLHARVLEMD, from the coding sequence GTGATCTTCAAGCGCATCGGAAACGGAAAGCCGTATCCCGACCACGGCCGGGAAAGCACCCGGCAGTGGGCGGACGTCGCGCCGCGCCCGGTCCGCCTCGACCAGCTGGTCACCACCAAGGGCCAGCTGGACCTCGAGACGCTGCTCGCCGAGGACTCCACCTTCTACGGCGACCTCTTCGCGCACGTCGTGAAGTGGCAGGGCGATCTCTACCTCGAGGACGGACTGCACCGCGCGGTCCGCGCGGCGCTCCAGCAGCGCCAGGTGCTGCACGCCCGCGTCCTGGAAATGGACTGA
- a CDS encoding TetR family transcriptional regulator, translated as MAQRKRQLVATELTEAALQLLALKGFDAVTVDEIATTAGVSKRTFFRYFASKEDVVVQFLAGMGADMRAGLATRPAGERPSEALLHAVSVPLTACGDHAERALPVVRLILRTPALLARLLEHQARWREELTAELGERLGRDPRTDLRPRLAAGMALAAFDAVLHRWSDGEEAESTEDPGALIAEAFAVLAPALDPAAP; from the coding sequence CTGGCCCAGCGCAAGCGTCAGCTGGTCGCGACCGAGCTGACCGAGGCGGCCCTCCAGCTGCTCGCCCTCAAGGGGTTCGACGCGGTCACCGTCGACGAGATCGCGACCACCGCCGGGGTCTCCAAGCGGACCTTCTTCCGGTACTTCGCGTCCAAGGAGGACGTGGTCGTCCAGTTCCTGGCCGGGATGGGCGCCGACATGCGCGCCGGACTCGCCACCCGGCCCGCCGGGGAGCGCCCCTCCGAGGCGCTCCTGCACGCGGTCTCCGTCCCCCTCACCGCCTGCGGGGACCACGCCGAGCGCGCCCTGCCGGTGGTCCGGCTGATCCTGCGGACGCCCGCGCTGCTCGCCCGCCTCCTGGAGCACCAGGCGCGCTGGCGCGAGGAACTGACGGCGGAGCTGGGGGAACGCCTGGGACGCGACCCCCGGACCGATCTCCGCCCCCGGCTGGCGGCGGGCATGGCGCTGGCCGCCTTCGACGCCGTACTGCACCGGTGGAGCGACGGCGAGGAGGCGGAGAGTACGGAGGACCCGGGCGCGCTGATCGCGGAGGCCTTCGCGGTGCTCGCACCGGCCCTGGACCCGGCGGCCCCGTAG
- a CDS encoding TetR/AcrR family transcriptional regulator: protein MVKAADRAKNPARSSVWLERRTTRSGGGPAGLDRDRIVTASIRMLDEEGLAKFSMRKLATELGVTAMSLYWYVDTKDDIIEFAMDSVYGEFDLAAVDAAGDWRERIRVLALEYRRMLVRHAWMSPCAGQYLNIGPNAIAVGQQIHWAIRNTGLSPDRQPSAMSAVFQFVYGYGTIESQFGRRAAEAGMSQDEFYVDAIKAFRDDPEFVEQAGGMKEMLDERASQGSVTAVWDRDFAYALDVLVAGIEAMVAREAGDI, encoded by the coding sequence ATGGTCAAGGCAGCCGATCGGGCCAAGAACCCGGCGCGTTCCAGCGTCTGGCTGGAGCGGAGGACCACGCGCAGCGGTGGCGGTCCCGCCGGGCTCGACCGGGACCGGATCGTCACCGCCTCGATCCGGATGCTCGACGAGGAGGGCCTCGCCAAGTTCTCAATGCGCAAACTCGCCACCGAGCTGGGCGTCACGGCCATGTCCCTCTACTGGTACGTGGACACCAAGGACGACATCATCGAGTTCGCCATGGACAGCGTCTACGGCGAGTTCGACCTCGCGGCCGTCGACGCCGCGGGGGACTGGCGGGAGCGGATCCGCGTACTCGCCCTTGAATACCGGCGGATGCTGGTCCGGCACGCGTGGATGTCGCCGTGCGCGGGCCAGTACCTGAACATCGGCCCGAACGCGATCGCCGTCGGCCAGCAGATCCACTGGGCGATCCGGAACACCGGCCTCTCGCCGGACCGCCAGCCGAGCGCGATGTCGGCGGTCTTCCAGTTCGTGTACGGCTACGGGACGATCGAGTCCCAGTTCGGCCGGCGCGCGGCGGAGGCCGGGATGTCGCAGGACGAGTTCTACGTGGACGCGATCAAGGCCTTCCGGGACGACCCGGAGTTCGTGGAGCAGGCCGGGGGCATGAAGGAGATGCTCGACGAGCGGGCCTCGCAGGGCAGCGTCACCGCCGTCTGGGACCGGGACTTCGCCTACGCCCTGGACGTCCTGGTCGCCGGCATCGAGGCGATGGTCGCGCGCGAGGCCGGGGACATCTGA
- a CDS encoding tRNA adenosine deaminase-associated protein produces the protein MYFAALLARTEDGWEASDTELDDVETLSDLTELAREASDDDTVIVFIEQEDAWFGIVRIEGEEDPRIYVSDGAAAARSSYGEILTREILGDDVDALVDELESLDLDGTEDGEPLDGDSDDDETTGVAAEAVPAAPVGDRLILADLGMSAADLLALDSDALAEIADALGAAEILEAVR, from the coding sequence GTGTACTTCGCCGCACTGCTCGCGCGCACCGAAGACGGGTGGGAAGCGAGCGACACGGAGCTCGACGACGTGGAGACCCTGTCGGATCTGACCGAGCTCGCCCGCGAGGCCTCGGACGACGACACGGTGATCGTCTTCATCGAGCAGGAGGACGCGTGGTTCGGGATCGTGCGGATCGAGGGTGAGGAAGACCCTCGTATCTACGTCTCGGACGGCGCCGCCGCCGCCCGTTCCTCGTACGGGGAGATCCTCACCCGGGAGATCCTCGGCGACGACGTCGACGCCCTCGTCGACGAACTGGAGTCGCTGGACCTGGACGGCACGGAGGACGGGGAGCCGCTCGACGGCGACTCGGACGACGACGAGACGACGGGGGTCGCCGCCGAGGCGGTGCCGGCCGCTCCCGTCGGCGACCGGCTGATCCTCGCGGACCTCGGCATGTCCGCCGCCGACCTGCTGGCGCTCGACAGCGACGCGCTCGCGGAGATCGCGGACGCGCTGGGGGCCGCCGAGATCCTGGAGGCCGTGCGCTAG
- the tadA gene encoding tRNA adenosine(34) deaminase TadA — translation MRLALAEADRAAPAGDVPVGAVVLGPDGTVIARGHNEREAAGDPTAHAEVLALRRAAAATGEWRLTGCTLVVTLEPCVMCAGALVQSRVERVVFGAVDEKAGAAGSLWDLVRDRRLNHRPEVIQGVLGEECAEQLTAFFRDR, via the coding sequence ATGCGGCTCGCCCTCGCCGAGGCCGACAGGGCCGCGCCGGCCGGTGACGTACCGGTCGGTGCCGTCGTGCTCGGTCCCGACGGCACGGTGATCGCCCGCGGCCACAACGAGCGCGAGGCGGCCGGTGACCCCACCGCGCACGCCGAGGTGCTCGCGCTCCGGCGGGCGGCCGCGGCGACCGGGGAGTGGCGTCTGACGGGGTGCACGCTGGTCGTGACCCTGGAGCCGTGCGTGATGTGCGCGGGCGCCCTCGTCCAGTCGCGGGTCGAGCGGGTGGTGTTCGGCGCCGTGGACGAGAAGGCGGGGGCGGCCGGCTCGCTCTGGGACCTCGTACGGGACCGGCGGCTGAACCACCGTCCCGAGGTGATCCAGGGCGTGCTGGGCGAGGAGTGCGCCGAGCAGCTCACGGCCTTCTTCCGCGACCGCTGA
- a CDS encoding oxidoreductase encodes MTKKQRWTADRIPDQTGRIFLVTGANSGLGLATTRELALRGGRVILAVRDEEKGRRAVERLTADGVAPDLLAVRPLDLADLDSVRAFAGRVLEEHPRLDVLINNAGVMAPPRTLSPQGHELQFATNHLGHFALTGLLLDLLAAGRDPRVVTVSSINHRQGSLHFDDLTGEHGYGPMAFYNQSKFANAVFGQELHRRLTATGSPVRGVLAHPGYTATRLQTRDTSGLAKLVFGRIGNPLLAQRPERGALPQLYAATEPGLAGGEFIGPDGPGELRGTPTRVRLSDAAADPGTGRRLWELSEGLTGVRFLGH; translated from the coding sequence ATGACCAAGAAGCAGCGCTGGACCGCCGACCGGATCCCGGACCAGACCGGGCGGATCTTCCTCGTCACCGGGGCCAACAGCGGCCTCGGCCTCGCCACCACCCGGGAGCTCGCCCTCCGGGGCGGGCGCGTGATCCTCGCCGTACGGGACGAGGAGAAGGGCCGCCGGGCCGTCGAGCGGCTCACGGCGGACGGAGTCGCGCCGGACCTCCTCGCCGTACGCCCGCTGGACCTCGCGGACCTCGACTCGGTACGCGCCTTCGCCGGCCGGGTGCTCGAGGAGCACCCGCGCCTCGACGTCCTCATCAACAACGCGGGCGTGATGGCGCCGCCCCGCACCCTGAGCCCCCAGGGCCACGAGCTCCAGTTCGCCACCAACCACCTCGGCCACTTCGCGCTCACCGGGCTGCTGCTCGATCTGCTCGCCGCCGGACGGGACCCCCGGGTGGTCACGGTCAGCTCGATCAACCACCGGCAGGGAAGCCTCCACTTCGACGACCTGACCGGCGAGCACGGCTACGGACCCATGGCCTTCTACAACCAGTCCAAGTTCGCGAACGCCGTCTTCGGCCAGGAGCTGCACCGCCGTCTGACCGCGACCGGCAGCCCGGTCCGTGGCGTGCTCGCGCACCCCGGCTACACCGCGACCCGGCTCCAGACCCGGGACACCTCCGGCCTCGCCAAACTGGTCTTCGGTCGCATCGGCAACCCGCTGCTCGCCCAGCGCCCGGAGCGGGGCGCGCTGCCGCAGCTGTACGCGGCGACGGAACCGGGCCTCGCGGGCGGCGAGTTCATCGGCCCGGACGGCCCGGGGGAGCTGCGCGGCACCCCGACCCGCGTCCGTCTCTCGGACGCGGCGGCCGACCCCGGAACGGGCCGCCGGCTGTGGGAGCTCTCGGAGGGGCTGACCGGGGTCCGCTTCCTCGGCCACTGA
- a CDS encoding RNA polymerase sigma factor SigF — MSTELGSSKVLTLTPVPVPTQTTAPAATDSTETATTAPPPMVVTSGALDTRTLSRSLFLRLRALDTEGVTADSPERTYVRDTLIELNLPLVRYAAARFRSRNEPMEDIVQVGTIGLIKAIDRFDCERGVEFPTFAMPTVVGEIKRFFRDTSWSVRVPRRLQELRLALTKASDELAQKLDRSPTVPELAAVLGVSEEDVVDGLAVGNAYTASSLDSPSTEDDGGEGSLADRLGYEDTALEGVEYRESLKPLLAKLPPRERQIIMLRFFANMTQSQIGEEVGISQMHVSRLLTRTLAQLREGLIGD, encoded by the coding sequence ATGTCCACAGAACTGGGCAGCTCGAAGGTGCTCACGCTCACGCCCGTTCCCGTGCCCACGCAGACGACGGCGCCGGCCGCGACCGACAGCACGGAGACGGCCACGACCGCGCCGCCGCCGATGGTCGTCACGTCCGGAGCCCTCGACACCCGCACCCTCTCGCGCTCCCTCTTCCTGAGGCTGCGCGCCCTCGACACCGAGGGCGTCACCGCGGACAGCCCGGAGCGGACCTACGTCCGCGACACCCTCATCGAGCTCAACCTGCCGCTCGTGCGGTACGCGGCGGCCCGCTTCCGCTCGCGCAACGAGCCGATGGAGGACATCGTCCAGGTCGGCACCATCGGCCTGATCAAGGCGATCGACCGCTTCGACTGCGAACGCGGCGTGGAGTTCCCGACGTTCGCCATGCCGACCGTCGTGGGCGAGATCAAGCGCTTCTTCCGCGACACCTCGTGGTCGGTGCGCGTCCCGCGCCGGCTCCAGGAGCTGCGTCTCGCCCTCACCAAGGCCAGCGACGAGCTCGCCCAGAAGCTCGACCGCTCCCCCACCGTCCCCGAACTCGCCGCCGTGCTCGGGGTTTCGGAGGAGGACGTCGTCGACGGCCTCGCCGTCGGCAACGCCTACACCGCCTCCTCCCTCGACTCCCCCTCGACCGAGGACGACGGCGGCGAGGGCTCCCTCGCGGACCGCCTCGGCTACGAGGACACGGCGCTCGAAGGCGTCGAGTACCGCGAGTCGCTCAAGCCGCTGCTCGCCAAACTGCCGCCCCGCGAGCGGCAGATCATCATGCTGCGCTTCTTCGCCAACATGACCCAGTCGCAGATCGGCGAGGAGGTCGGCATCTCCCAGATGCACGTCTCCCGGCTGCTCACCCGCACCCTCGCCCAGCTGCGCGAGGGCCTCATCGGCGACTGA
- a CDS encoding LytR C-terminal domain-containing protein, which yields MSMLTPPGMGGKYRITGDVYPRMRRPHRRRRIILAATAAVVVLGAAGWGTLQLVDVFSGDEGKKTTAGKQADCKPAAKATTAPAAALPKPAQITVNVYNATPRSGLAKTTADELKKRGFKIGKVGNAPTAYDKKVTGAGLLLGATTATKGALPVLGTQLKGATTRTDTRATADVDLIIGTAFKNLAPKTTADAALVALTKPAPVPTGKC from the coding sequence ATGAGCATGCTCACTCCCCCCGGAATGGGTGGAAAGTACCGCATCACGGGGGATGTCTATCCCCGGATGCGCCGCCCCCACCGCCGGCGCAGGATCATCCTCGCGGCCACCGCCGCCGTGGTCGTGCTCGGCGCGGCCGGCTGGGGCACGCTCCAGCTCGTCGACGTCTTCTCCGGCGACGAGGGCAAGAAGACGACGGCCGGGAAGCAGGCCGACTGCAAACCCGCCGCCAAGGCCACCACCGCGCCCGCCGCAGCGCTCCCCAAGCCCGCCCAGATCACGGTCAACGTCTACAACGCGACCCCGCGCAGCGGTCTCGCCAAGACGACCGCGGACGAGCTCAAGAAGCGCGGCTTCAAGATCGGCAAGGTGGGCAACGCGCCCACCGCGTACGACAAGAAGGTCACCGGCGCCGGTCTGCTGCTCGGCGCCACGACCGCCACCAAGGGCGCCCTCCCGGTCCTCGGCACCCAGCTCAAGGGCGCCACGACCAGGACGGACACCCGGGCCACGGCGGACGTGGACCTGATCATCGGGACGGCCTTCAAGAACCTGGCCCCGAAAACGACGGCGGACGCGGCCCTGGTCGCCCTGACCAAGCCCGCGCCCGTACCGACCGGGAAGTGCTGA
- a CDS encoding RNA polymerase sigma factor SigF: MPASTAPQVPPQHEAGGAETPRPRPQSTRGADTRALTQVLFGQLKNLEPGTPEHHRVRGALIEANLPLVRYAAARFRSRNEPMEDVVQVGTIGLINAIDRFDPDRGVQFPTFAMPTVVGEIKRYFRDNVRTVHVPRRLHELWVQVNGATEDLTTAHGRSPTTAEIAERLRIGEDEVLACIEAGRSYHATSLEAAQEGDGLPGLLDRLGYEDPALAGVEHRDLVRHLLVQLPEREQRILMLRYYSNLTQSQISQELGVSQMHVSRLLARSFARLRSANRIEA, translated from the coding sequence GTGCCGGCCAGTACAGCGCCTCAGGTCCCGCCCCAGCACGAGGCAGGCGGCGCGGAGACCCCTCGCCCCCGCCCCCAGAGCACCCGTGGCGCCGACACCCGTGCTCTCACCCAGGTGCTCTTCGGGCAGCTCAAGAACCTGGAACCGGGCACTCCGGAGCACCACCGGGTGCGCGGGGCCCTCATCGAGGCCAACCTGCCGCTCGTGCGGTACGCGGCGGCCCGCTTCCGCTCGCGCAACGAGCCGATGGAGGACGTCGTCCAGGTCGGCACCATCGGCCTGATCAACGCCATCGACCGCTTCGACCCCGACCGGGGCGTCCAGTTCCCCACCTTCGCCATGCCGACCGTCGTCGGGGAGATCAAGCGGTACTTCCGCGACAACGTCCGCACCGTGCACGTCCCGCGCCGGCTGCACGAGCTGTGGGTGCAGGTGAACGGCGCCACCGAGGACCTGACGACCGCCCACGGGCGCTCCCCCACGACCGCCGAGATCGCCGAGCGGCTGCGGATCGGCGAGGACGAGGTGCTCGCCTGCATCGAGGCCGGCCGCTCCTACCACGCCACCTCCCTGGAGGCGGCGCAGGAGGGCGACGGGCTGCCCGGACTGCTCGACCGGCTCGGCTACGAGGACCCCGCGCTGGCCGGCGTCGAGCACCGCGACCTCGTCCGGCACCTGCTCGTCCAGCTGCCCGAGCGGGAGCAGCGGATCCTGATGCTGCGCTACTACAGCAACCTGACCCAGTCTCAGATCAGCCAGGAACTCGGCGTCTCCCAGATGCATGTGTCAAGGCTCCTCGCCCGGAGCTTCGCGCGTTTGAGATCCGCAAACAGAATCGAGGCGTAA
- a CDS encoding MarR family winged helix-turn-helix transcriptional regulator: MESLERGSLYENLARQVSAIGAVKRGLARTLPAECPGGSAIVLALLNHHGDMRMGRVSELMAVDMSVSSRHVAHTVDRGWVERLPDPADKRSRILHLTGAGEDMLAVLDRRLTDMLARTLAEWSDEDVESLTTLLARLRDSFGDCRAHHA, encoded by the coding sequence ATGGAATCACTGGAACGAGGCAGTCTCTACGAGAACCTCGCCCGCCAAGTGAGCGCCATCGGAGCCGTGAAGCGCGGACTCGCGCGGACCCTGCCCGCCGAATGCCCCGGCGGATCCGCGATCGTCCTCGCCCTCCTGAACCACCACGGCGACATGCGGATGGGCCGGGTGTCCGAGCTGATGGCCGTCGACATGTCGGTCAGCAGCCGCCACGTGGCCCACACCGTGGACCGCGGCTGGGTCGAGCGACTGCCCGACCCCGCCGACAAGCGCTCCCGCATCCTCCACCTGACCGGGGCGGGCGAAGACATGCTCGCCGTCCTCGACCGACGGCTGACCGACATGCTCGCCCGCACCCTCGCGGAGTGGTCCGACGAAGACGTCGAATCGCTCACCACCCTGCTCGCCCGCCTCCGCGATTCCTTCGGGGACTGCCGGGCCCACCACGCTTGA
- a CDS encoding MFS transporter: protein MTATGGHPQRWLILGVICLAQLTVLLDNTVLSVAIPSLTSELHATTTDIQWMINAYSLVQSGLLLSAGNAADRYGRKKLLATGLALFGLGSLAAGLADSTTQLIAARAGMGVGGALLMTTTLAVVMQIFDESERVKAIALWSTVASLGFAGGPLIGGVILNHFWWGMIFLINIPVAVVALVAVLKLVPESKNPQGERPDLLGALLSTIGMTAVVYAIISGPEHGWISAQVLVPAVVGVLGLGAFALWELHTPYPMLDMHFFRNQKFIGAIGGSILVVFGMGGSLFLLTQHLQFVLGYEPLEAGLRMAPLALTIVGLNLTGIGPKIVMKLGTPPTVVLGMTLVAAGLTSIALLGGGTDGSYAGMLLGLVLMGGGIAVSSPAMANAIMSSIPPEKAGVGAGINGTLAEFGNGLGVAVLGAVLNARFAALVAVTATSLPAALAAAGGAAERQQIADAFASGLQTSQLVGATAVFAGGLVAAALLRRAERTEKAVRPEQPVAA from the coding sequence ATGACAGCTACCGGCGGCCACCCACAGCGCTGGCTGATCCTCGGCGTCATCTGTCTCGCCCAGCTCACCGTCCTGCTCGACAACACCGTTCTCAGCGTCGCCATCCCCTCGCTGACCTCCGAACTCCACGCGACCACCACCGACATCCAGTGGATGATCAACGCGTACTCGCTCGTCCAGTCCGGCCTGCTGCTCTCCGCCGGCAACGCCGCCGACCGCTACGGCCGCAAGAAGCTGCTCGCCACCGGTCTGGCGCTCTTCGGCCTCGGCTCGCTCGCCGCCGGCCTCGCCGACTCCACCACCCAGCTGATCGCCGCCCGCGCGGGCATGGGCGTCGGCGGCGCGCTCCTGATGACCACCACCCTCGCCGTCGTGATGCAGATCTTCGACGAATCGGAGCGGGTCAAGGCCATCGCGCTCTGGTCCACGGTCGCCTCGCTCGGCTTCGCCGGCGGCCCGCTGATCGGCGGCGTGATCCTGAACCACTTCTGGTGGGGAATGATCTTCCTGATCAACATCCCGGTCGCTGTGGTGGCCCTCGTCGCCGTCCTCAAGCTCGTACCGGAGTCCAAGAACCCCCAGGGCGAGCGCCCCGACCTGCTCGGCGCGCTGCTCTCCACCATCGGCATGACCGCCGTCGTGTACGCGATCATCAGCGGCCCCGAGCACGGCTGGATCTCCGCCCAGGTGCTGGTCCCGGCCGTGGTCGGTGTGCTCGGTCTCGGCGCGTTCGCGCTGTGGGAGCTGCACACCCCGTACCCGATGCTCGACATGCACTTCTTCCGGAACCAGAAGTTCATCGGCGCCATCGGCGGCTCGATCCTGGTCGTCTTCGGCATGGGCGGCTCGCTCTTCCTGCTCACCCAGCACCTGCAGTTCGTGCTCGGCTACGAGCCCCTGGAAGCCGGTCTGCGGATGGCGCCGCTCGCGCTGACCATCGTCGGCCTCAACCTCACCGGCATCGGCCCGAAGATCGTCATGAAGCTGGGCACCCCGCCGACCGTCGTCCTCGGCATGACCCTGGTGGCCGCCGGCCTCACCTCGATCGCGCTGCTCGGCGGCGGCACGGACGGCAGCTACGCGGGCATGCTGCTCGGCCTGGTCCTGATGGGCGGCGGCATCGCCGTCTCCTCCCCGGCCATGGCCAACGCGATCATGAGCTCGATCCCGCCGGAGAAGGCGGGCGTGGGCGCCGGGATCAACGGCACCCTCGCCGAGTTCGGCAACGGCCTCGGCGTCGCCGTCCTCGGCGCCGTCCTCAACGCCCGCTTCGCCGCGCTGGTCGCCGTCACCGCGACCTCGCTCCCCGCCGCCCTGGCCGCCGCCGGCGGCGCCGCCGAGCGGCAGCAGATCGCCGACGCCTTCGCCTCCGGCCTCCAGACCAGCCAGCTGGTGGGCGCCACCGCCGTCTTCGCGGGCGGTCTGGTCGCGGCGGCCCTGCTCAGGAGGGCCGAGCGTACGGAGAAGGCCGTGCGCCCCGAGCAGCCGGTCGCTGCCTAG
- a CDS encoding alpha/beta hydrolase — MALGLLARHPGRLRRVVAHEPPLLGLLAEPAPHQALFAEVREPARTAGVGPATARFAEGLGGGAEGGGGPTEEERHREPTELPPRIREMAGRMTANMPFFLEHMLCPFSSSAPETDGLRATADKLVLGVGVTSAGQEPLVGPAARPAELTGVGTTEFPGGHLGCTEHPAEFAEALLTALRR, encoded by the coding sequence GTGGCGCTCGGCCTGCTCGCCCGCCACCCCGGGCGGCTGCGGCGGGTCGTCGCCCACGAGCCGCCCCTTCTCGGACTGCTGGCCGAACCGGCCCCGCACCAGGCGCTCTTCGCCGAGGTGCGCGAGCCGGCCCGGACGGCCGGGGTCGGCCCCGCGACGGCCCGGTTCGCCGAAGGCCTCGGCGGCGGGGCCGAGGGCGGGGGCGGGCCCACCGAGGAGGAGCGTCACCGTGAGCCGACCGAACTCCCCCCGAGAATCAGGGAGATGGCTGGGCGAATGACCGCCAACATGCCGTTCTTCCTGGAGCACATGCTGTGCCCCTTCTCCTCCTCCGCCCCCGAGACCGACGGGCTGCGGGCCACCGCCGACAAGCTGGTCCTGGGCGTCGGCGTGACGTCCGCCGGTCAGGAGCCGCTGGTCGGACCGGCCGCGCGGCCGGCCGAGCTGACCGGTGTCGGCACGACGGAGTTCCCCGGCGGTCACCTGGGCTGCACGGAGCACCCGGCGGAGTTCGCGGAGGCGCTGCTCACCGCCCTGCGGCGGTGA